One Bacillus sp. FJAT-52991 genomic region harbors:
- the mutS gene encoding DNA mismatch repair protein MutS, producing the protein MKQYTPMIQQYLKVKAEYQDAFLFFRLGDFYEMFFEDATKASQLLEITLTSRDGGSTEKIPMCGVPYHAAAGYIEQLIDLGHKVAICEQTEDPKQAKGVVRREVVQLITPGTVMEGKGLQDKENNYLAALFAFSNETYGLAASDLSTGENKVTSLSSLDEVMNELATLQVKEVVIQANLDSTIQHQLRERLAVTLSIEEGNSEQEAFIPLMQNVNQSELRQVVSLLFSYLHRTQKRSLDHLQPVEHYNVYQFMRIDQYSKRNLELTETIRSKGKKGSLLWLLDETMTAMGGRLLKQWIDRPLIQQDQIERRLTMVQTLISSFFERQELREQLKEVYDLERLAGRVAFGNVNGRDLVQLKKSLQQIPLLKQILSQINNQEISELTNNIDPCEELTDLLERALVDHPPLTIKEGGMIQEGFHAELDTYRDASRNGKTWIANLEREEKERTGIKSLKIGYNRIFGYYIEITKANLNALDDSRYERKQTLANCERFITPELKEKEAMILQANEKMVELEYALFLELRESVKEYIPRLQQLSHLVSELDVLQCFATVSEMRHYVRPILTKGRELVLKDGRHPVVEKVMDSQEYVPNDCEMNAEREMLLITGPNMSGKSTYMRQVALTAILAQIGCFVPAAKAELPIFDQVFTRIGAADDLISGQSTFMVEMLEAKNAITHATNQSLILFDEIGRGTSTYDGMALAQAIIEYIHDKIGAKTLFSTHYHELTVLEEELAQLKNVHVQAVEQNGRVVFLHKIKEGAADKSYGIHVAELAELPKELIKRANEILKGLEEKGQQQESHTKNQQVKEEQVAVEVEKEAAQLSFFQEKVAVSPEPTSKDSKIIEELRKFDLLEMTPLDAMNALYALQKKVKK; encoded by the coding sequence ATGAAGCAATATACCCCAATGATCCAACAATATTTAAAAGTCAAGGCAGAATATCAAGATGCCTTTTTATTTTTTCGTTTAGGCGATTTTTATGAAATGTTTTTTGAAGATGCAACGAAGGCGAGTCAATTGCTAGAAATTACATTAACTAGCAGGGACGGAGGTTCCACAGAAAAAATCCCAATGTGTGGCGTTCCGTACCATGCAGCGGCAGGTTATATCGAACAGCTTATTGATTTAGGTCATAAAGTCGCTATTTGTGAGCAAACGGAAGATCCGAAACAAGCCAAAGGTGTAGTTAGACGTGAAGTGGTGCAATTAATTACACCTGGAACTGTCATGGAAGGCAAAGGGCTTCAAGATAAAGAAAATAATTATTTAGCAGCACTGTTCGCTTTCTCCAACGAAACCTATGGACTAGCTGCTAGTGATTTATCAACAGGAGAAAATAAGGTGACCTCCTTATCCTCATTAGATGAAGTTATGAATGAATTAGCCACTTTGCAAGTGAAAGAGGTCGTGATTCAAGCGAATCTTGATTCAACGATTCAACACCAGTTGAGAGAGCGATTAGCGGTGACGCTTTCGATAGAAGAGGGGAATTCTGAACAAGAAGCATTTATTCCACTCATGCAAAATGTAAATCAATCAGAGCTTAGACAAGTCGTTTCTTTATTATTCTCGTATTTACATCGTACGCAAAAGAGAAGCTTAGATCATTTGCAGCCGGTTGAACATTATAATGTGTATCAGTTTATGAGAATCGATCAATACTCGAAGCGAAATCTTGAACTAACAGAAACGATTCGATCAAAAGGAAAGAAAGGCTCATTGCTTTGGCTTCTCGATGAGACGATGACGGCCATGGGAGGACGGTTATTGAAACAATGGATCGATCGGCCGTTGATCCAGCAAGATCAAATTGAGCGACGGTTAACGATGGTACAAACGTTAATTTCCTCTTTTTTTGAGCGTCAGGAACTTCGTGAGCAATTAAAGGAAGTGTATGATTTAGAGCGTTTAGCTGGAAGAGTTGCCTTTGGTAATGTGAATGGACGGGATCTCGTCCAATTAAAAAAATCATTACAGCAAATTCCGCTATTAAAGCAAATACTCTCTCAAATAAACAATCAAGAAATCAGTGAGTTGACAAATAACATCGATCCTTGTGAAGAACTGACTGATTTGCTAGAAAGAGCCTTAGTGGATCATCCGCCATTGACCATTAAAGAAGGGGGAATGATTCAAGAAGGTTTTCATGCCGAGCTCGATACGTATCGTGATGCAAGCCGAAACGGAAAAACATGGATTGCAAATTTAGAGCGAGAGGAAAAAGAACGGACCGGCATTAAGTCTTTGAAAATCGGCTATAATCGAATTTTTGGCTATTATATTGAAATTACGAAAGCGAATCTCAACGCACTTGATGATAGTCGTTATGAACGCAAGCAAACATTAGCCAATTGTGAACGATTCATTACTCCAGAGTTAAAAGAAAAAGAAGCGATGATCCTACAAGCCAATGAAAAAATGGTTGAGCTGGAGTACGCGCTATTTTTAGAGCTAAGAGAAAGCGTCAAGGAGTATATTCCTCGTTTGCAGCAGCTCTCACACCTTGTTAGTGAACTCGATGTTCTTCAATGCTTTGCGACAGTTAGTGAAATGCGTCACTATGTCCGGCCGATTTTAACGAAAGGCCGAGAATTAGTTCTTAAAGATGGTCGCCATCCAGTGGTAGAGAAAGTAATGGATTCACAGGAATATGTGCCAAATGATTGTGAGATGAACGCCGAAAGAGAAATGCTCCTTATTACAGGACCAAATATGTCTGGGAAAAGCACGTACATGAGGCAAGTGGCATTAACAGCCATCTTAGCTCAAATTGGTTGCTTTGTGCCAGCTGCTAAAGCAGAGCTTCCTATTTTCGATCAAGTATTTACGAGAATCGGAGCGGCAGATGATTTGATTTCGGGACAAAGTACCTTTATGGTGGAAATGTTAGAAGCAAAAAATGCCATTACTCATGCAACGAACCAATCGTTAATTTTATTTGATGAAATCGGTCGCGGAACGTCTACTTATGATGGAATGGCTCTTGCCCAAGCGATCATTGAGTATATTCATGACAAAATTGGAGCAAAAACGCTTTTTTCTACACATTATCATGAACTGACGGTGTTAGAAGAAGAGTTAGCGCAATTAAAAAATGTTCATGTCCAAGCGGTCGAACAAAATGGAAGAGTCGTGTTTTTGCATAAAATTAAAGAAGGGGCGGCTGATAAAAGCTATGGGATCCACGTAGCTGAATTAGCGGAACTTCCGAAAGAATTAATTAAACGAGCAAATGAAATTTTAAAAGGATTAGAGGAGAAGGGGCAGCAACAAGAAAGCCATACGAAAAATCAGCAAGTAAAGGAAGAACAGGTAGCGGTTGAAGTTGAAAAAGAAGCAGCTCAATTGTCGTTCTTCCAAGAAAAGGTTGCTGTTTCGCCTGAACCTACATCAAAAGACAGCAAGATCATTGAGGAATTAAGGAAGTTTGATTTATTAGAAATGACGCCATTAGATGCGATGAATGCTCTTTATGCGTTACAGAAAAAAGTCAAAAAATAA
- the mutL gene encoding DNA mismatch repair endonuclease MutL produces MGKIVLLDDVLSNKIAAGEVVERPASVVKELVENSIDANSTVVEIDVEEAGLECIRILDNGGGIEPEDVLTAFARHATSKIKDENDLFRIRTLGFRGEALPSIASVSELEMTTSTGEGAGSKIILSGGVVKEHIQANSRQGTDIKVSGLFFNTPARLKYMKTIHTELGNITDVVNRLALAHPEVSIRLRHNGRELLHTTGNGDVRQVLAAIYGVNIAKKMVPLTASSLDFEIDGWLALPEVTRASRNYMSMMVNGRFIKNYGLVRAVLEGYHTLLPVGRYPIALVNIKMDPLLVDVNVHPSKLEVRFSKEQQLIELITSAVQQAFKKETLIPSAAPIQKKVQIESEQQTFTLDHLDSPSKAKVESRATEETSFSFLQQRKPTENEPVYSFDQEQTERTDRLVTKEAPNFFMPNHRDEMEEVEEVAVESKPIESRIPPLYPIGQMHGTYIFAQNENGLYMIDQHAAQERLKYEYFREKVGQVEKELQEMLMPLTLEYSADDCIKILEYVKQLEEVGIFLESFGDRAFIVRSHPQWFPKGEEQTIIEEIIEQLLSMKQVDIKKLREEAAIMMSCKASIKANHHLRQDEIQQLLDDLRQSSDPFTCPHGRPILIHYSTYELEKMFKRIM; encoded by the coding sequence ATGGGGAAAATCGTGCTGTTAGATGACGTGCTATCCAATAAAATTGCTGCTGGAGAAGTGGTGGAGCGACCTGCATCTGTTGTAAAAGAGTTAGTAGAAAACTCGATTGATGCCAATAGTACAGTGGTTGAAATCGATGTCGAGGAAGCTGGGCTAGAGTGTATTCGAATTCTTGACAATGGTGGGGGCATTGAGCCGGAAGATGTGCTCACCGCCTTTGCTCGTCACGCTACAAGTAAGATTAAAGATGAAAACGATCTGTTCCGTATTCGCACCCTTGGTTTTCGAGGAGAGGCATTACCGAGTATCGCTTCTGTTTCAGAGCTCGAAATGACGACCAGCACAGGAGAGGGAGCAGGCTCAAAAATTATTCTTTCAGGTGGTGTGGTCAAGGAGCATATTCAAGCAAACAGCCGGCAAGGAACAGATATTAAAGTATCCGGGTTATTTTTTAACACTCCCGCTCGATTAAAATATATGAAAACGATTCACACAGAGCTTGGAAATATTACAGATGTGGTCAATCGACTGGCGCTAGCCCATCCGGAGGTTTCCATTCGCCTGCGTCATAATGGTCGTGAGCTATTACATACAACTGGAAACGGGGACGTCAGACAAGTGCTGGCAGCCATTTATGGGGTGAATATAGCGAAGAAAATGGTTCCTTTAACGGCATCTTCACTTGATTTTGAAATTGATGGTTGGTTGGCGCTTCCAGAAGTGACAAGGGCTTCGAGAAATTATATGTCGATGATGGTGAATGGTCGTTTTATTAAAAACTATGGATTAGTCAGAGCGGTTTTAGAGGGGTATCATACTCTTCTTCCAGTTGGTCGCTATCCGATCGCCTTAGTCAATATTAAAATGGACCCACTTTTAGTCGATGTAAATGTCCATCCGTCTAAATTAGAGGTTCGCTTTAGTAAGGAGCAGCAATTAATTGAATTAATTACTTCTGCTGTTCAACAAGCCTTTAAAAAAGAAACATTAATTCCAAGTGCTGCTCCAATACAAAAAAAAGTACAAATCGAATCTGAGCAGCAAACGTTTACTCTCGACCATCTTGACTCGCCTTCAAAAGCGAAAGTAGAAAGTCGGGCAACGGAGGAAACAAGCTTTTCATTTTTACAACAAAGAAAACCAACCGAAAATGAGCCGGTGTATTCTTTCGATCAAGAACAAACAGAGCGTACAGATCGGCTTGTGACAAAGGAAGCTCCTAACTTTTTTATGCCTAATCACAGGGATGAAATGGAAGAAGTAGAAGAAGTGGCAGTCGAAAGCAAGCCAATAGAAAGTCGCATTCCCCCGCTCTATCCGATCGGTCAAATGCATGGGACGTACATTTTTGCTCAAAATGAAAATGGGCTATATATGATTGATCAACATGCCGCTCAAGAAAGACTAAAATATGAGTATTTCAGAGAAAAAGTAGGACAAGTCGAAAAAGAGCTACAAGAAATGCTAATGCCCTTAACATTAGAGTATTCAGCAGATGATTGTATCAAAATTTTGGAGTATGTTAAGCAATTGGAGGAAGTAGGCATCTTCCTAGAGTCATTCGGGGATCGTGCGTTCATTGTCCGTTCTCATCCACAATGGTTTCCAAAGGGAGAAGAACAAACCATCATAGAAGAGATAATCGAGCAGCTATTATCTATGAAACAAGTAGATATTAAAAAATTGCGAGAAGAAGCAGCCATTATGATGAGTTGTAAAGCATCGATCAAAGCGAATCATCACCTTAGACAAGATGAAATCCAACAACTACTCGACGATCTAAGGCAAAGTTCCGATCCGTTTACTTGTCCGCATGGACGCCCGATTCTTATCCACTATTCTACGTATGAATTAGAAAAAATGTTTAAACGGATTATGTGA
- a CDS encoding M23 family metallopeptidase: protein MPNSSLAATSFTWPADGKLTDTFGSRGGKHYGIDIAKSGTVPIKASASGTVSKSYYSSSYGEVVFIKHNINGVPYETVYAHMKSGSRKVSAGQKVNQGTVIGYMGNTGHSSGQHLHFELHKGTWNSSKSNAVNPLNYLGKETQVEYHKYDGTFATLKVNAPKDKNVNIFGAPGYGLKGSLPNGGTYKVYNKAIGSDGNTYYNIGDNTWIHSANVIVTPYRATVDYQWNVNVYSAPNGAYKGKVSPGTTFKVDGAEDGWYDLGQNTWIKAEYVKVVK, encoded by the coding sequence ATGCCAAATTCATCACTAGCTGCCACTTCTTTTACATGGCCAGCTGATGGGAAACTTACGGATACGTTTGGTTCTAGAGGTGGAAAACATTACGGTATTGATATTGCAAAATCTGGTACTGTTCCAATTAAGGCTTCAGCAAGCGGAACTGTAAGCAAATCATATTATTCAAGTTCTTATGGAGAAGTAGTGTTTATTAAACACAACATAAATGGTGTCCCATATGAAACGGTTTATGCTCATATGAAATCAGGAAGTCGTAAGGTTTCAGCAGGACAAAAAGTAAATCAAGGAACAGTTATTGGTTATATGGGGAATACAGGTCATTCTAGCGGTCAACATTTACATTTTGAATTGCACAAAGGTACTTGGAATAGTTCCAAATCTAATGCAGTAAATCCACTAAACTACTTAGGAAAAGAAACACAAGTTGAATATCATAAGTATGATGGCACATTTGCGACTTTAAAAGTTAATGCTCCAAAGGATAAAAATGTAAATATTTTTGGTGCTCCAGGTTATGGTTTAAAAGGCTCATTGCCAAATGGTGGAACGTATAAAGTATATAATAAAGCAATAGGATCAGATGGTAATACGTATTACAATATTGGAGATAATACTTGGATACATTCTGCTAATGTTATAGTAACACCGTATCGTGCAACTGTAGATTATCAATGGAACGTTAATGTATACAGTGCTCCAAATGGGGCATATAAGGGGAAAGTAAGCCCGGGAACGACATTTAAAGTAGATGGAGCTGAGGATGGATGGTATGATCTTGGCCAAAATACTTGGATTAAGGCTGAATATGTAAAAGTAGTAAAATAA
- a CDS encoding YdcF family protein yields MIIRKLWFIGSLLVLIPIGLCTYYYQQIKATAAEKPPSNVAYIMVLGAKVNGTEMSLSLQYRVNTALDYLKKNPESKVIVSGGRGSEEAISEAEAMKQFFIENGIPQEKILVEDQSTSTYENIIFSKKKFKIKEAVIVTNDFHLYRAKKLAEKQGIKTYTLAAPTPEVIKTQAYIREFAAITKMFLTGK; encoded by the coding sequence ATGATCATTCGAAAACTATGGTTCATAGGAAGTTTGCTCGTGCTAATTCCCATTGGTTTATGTACATATTATTATCAGCAAATCAAAGCGACCGCTGCCGAAAAGCCCCCATCAAATGTAGCATATATTATGGTGTTAGGGGCGAAAGTAAATGGTACGGAAATGTCGTTAAGTCTGCAATATCGTGTGAACACGGCGCTTGATTATTTAAAGAAAAATCCAGAATCGAAAGTGATTGTATCTGGCGGGAGAGGCTCTGAAGAAGCTATATCAGAAGCCGAAGCGATGAAACAATTTTTTATAGAAAATGGGATACCGCAAGAGAAAATATTAGTGGAAGACCAATCTACATCTACCTATGAAAATATCATTTTTTCGAAAAAGAAATTTAAGATAAAGGAAGCTGTGATCGTCACGAACGACTTCCATCTATATCGAGCCAAGAAATTAGCAGAAAAACAAGGAATAAAAACATATACGCTGGCAGCTCCTACACCAGAGGTCATCAAAACACAAGCATACATAAGAGAATTCGCAGCTATCACAAAAATGTTTCTTACAGGAAAATAA
- a CDS encoding ABC transporter ATP-binding protein yields the protein MENSKKTDAKQWKAFFQLFTQSKIPKWIIILAITLSIIETAAGLVVPLFTRNLVDGLAENQLPPSVIIFLAGSFFLQTISGGFSFYLMSYIGESVVSSIRQRLWNQVLALPVDYFDQHESGETMSRITQDTNIVKTLITQHLISFVTGIISVIGAVVILLFIDWKMTVIMLLAVPLAILMIVPLGQKMYRISKNTQEEMAGFSGDLGRVLSDIRLVKAYNAEHIEKNKGLNRIEGLFQFGLKEARIQAIISPFMTVIMMLVLVVLIGYGGIRVASGELSAGSLVAIIIYMFQIVIPFSQMASFFTAFQKAMGATERIQEILSLPTEAEGTGLPIKEASKDLMLKDLSFSYSENKPVLKQFNLHIPTGKTTAFVGPSGSGKTTLFALFERFYHPDRGQILLGERNIHQFQLEDWRNQIGYVSQESPIMSGTILENISYGMEGEISFEDVKRAAQLANADEFIDRLPDQYDTEVGERGMKLSGGQRQRIAIARAFMRNPKILLLDEATSNLDSASEQLVQKALDQLMNGRTTLVIAHRLSTIVNADQIAVIENGRITGTGTHDTLYNQHPLYRKLANQQFNN from the coding sequence ATGGAAAATAGTAAAAAAACAGATGCTAAACAATGGAAAGCCTTTTTTCAATTATTCACACAAAGTAAGATTCCAAAGTGGATAATTATTTTAGCAATCACCTTAAGTATCATCGAAACCGCTGCCGGGTTAGTGGTCCCCCTATTTACCCGCAATTTAGTAGATGGACTTGCCGAAAATCAATTGCCGCCATCCGTTATTATTTTTTTAGCCGGAAGCTTTTTCTTACAAACGATTTCAGGTGGATTTTCTTTTTATTTGATGAGTTACATTGGAGAATCCGTTGTTTCCTCGATTCGCCAGCGTTTATGGAATCAAGTGCTTGCCCTTCCCGTTGATTATTTTGATCAACATGAATCAGGTGAGACGATGAGTCGGATCACACAGGATACAAACATTGTCAAAACGTTAATTACACAGCATCTCATCTCTTTTGTCACTGGGATCATTTCGGTGATTGGAGCCGTTGTTATTCTATTATTCATCGATTGGAAAATGACGGTTATTATGTTGCTGGCCGTTCCGTTGGCGATATTGATGATCGTACCTTTAGGGCAAAAAATGTATCGTATTTCTAAAAATACACAAGAGGAAATGGCTGGGTTTTCAGGAGATCTTGGTCGAGTCCTTTCAGATATTCGTCTAGTAAAAGCCTACAATGCTGAGCATATTGAAAAAAATAAAGGATTAAATCGCATCGAGGGTCTATTTCAATTCGGATTAAAAGAAGCGCGTATTCAAGCAATCATTTCCCCTTTCATGACCGTCATTATGATGCTTGTTCTTGTTGTATTAATTGGCTACGGCGGCATCCGTGTGGCATCTGGTGAGCTATCAGCTGGGTCACTTGTCGCCATCATCATTTACATGTTTCAAATTGTGATCCCTTTTAGTCAAATGGCCTCTTTTTTTACCGCTTTTCAAAAAGCGATGGGAGCAACCGAGCGAATCCAAGAAATTTTATCTTTACCGACTGAAGCGGAAGGTACGGGTCTTCCAATAAAGGAAGCTTCAAAGGATCTGATGCTGAAAGATTTATCATTTAGTTACAGTGAAAACAAGCCTGTGTTAAAGCAGTTTAATCTTCATATACCAACAGGAAAAACAACCGCTTTTGTTGGACCAAGTGGAAGCGGTAAAACGACGTTGTTTGCCTTATTCGAACGTTTCTACCATCCAGATCGTGGTCAGATTCTTCTTGGTGAACGTAACATCCATCAGTTTCAGTTGGAAGATTGGAGGAACCAAATCGGGTATGTGTCGCAGGAAAGCCCAATTATGTCAGGAACGATTCTCGAAAATATTAGCTATGGGATGGAAGGCGAAATTTCATTTGAGGATGTGAAACGAGCGGCACAGCTTGCGAATGCTGATGAATTTATTGATCGTTTGCCAGATCAATATGATACGGAAGTAGGCGAGCGAGGAATGAAACTGTCAGGTGGTCAACGGCAAAGAATTGCCATCGCTCGAGCATTTATGAGAAACCCCAAAATTTTGCTTCTTGATGAAGCGACATCCAATCTAGACAGTGCATCTGAACAACTTGTTCAAAAGGCACTAGATCAGCTAATGAATGGACGAACAACTCTTGTGATTGCACACCGCCTATCCACAATCGTGAATGCGGATCAAATTGCCGTTATCGAAAACGGACGAATCACCGGAACAGGCACACATGACACGCTATATAATCAGCACCCACTCTACCGAAAACTAGCCAACCAACAATTTAACAACTAA
- a CDS encoding MerR family transcriptional regulator produces MKKYTIGELGKLTGMSARTLQYYDEIGLLKAERTKAGHRSYKEEDFFTLQKIISLKFLGFSLDETAKYLRNENWDMKDSLVFQRDMMKKKREQLDDSIRLLNLAIEQIDHNYKLDPQVFTSIINSVQMEDEHKEWMKSHWPEELVEQLYDRVKEVQEEMEKKMMDLFSRFKEVMFSDPASPQVERLVKEFTSLANEVIGEDPSTLEKLAAEEIPLDPWLFPSPFSPEEEKWMEQVMAYYMEKEEENNGK; encoded by the coding sequence ATGAAAAAATACACAATTGGAGAATTGGGAAAGCTCACAGGTATGTCCGCTCGCACGTTGCAATACTATGATGAAATCGGTCTATTAAAAGCTGAGCGAACAAAAGCTGGACATCGCTCGTATAAGGAAGAAGACTTTTTTACGCTGCAAAAAATTATTTCCTTGAAATTTTTAGGGTTTTCTCTTGATGAAACGGCCAAATATCTTCGCAATGAAAACTGGGATATGAAGGATTCCCTTGTATTTCAACGAGATATGATGAAGAAAAAACGAGAACAGTTAGATGATTCCATTCGATTGTTGAATTTAGCGATCGAGCAAATTGATCATAATTACAAGCTAGATCCACAAGTTTTTACTTCTATTATTAACAGTGTACAAATGGAGGATGAGCATAAAGAATGGATGAAGTCTCATTGGCCCGAGGAATTAGTGGAACAACTTTATGATCGAGTAAAAGAAGTTCAAGAAGAGATGGAGAAAAAAATGATGGACCTTTTTTCAAGATTTAAAGAAGTCATGTTTTCTGATCCCGCGAGTCCTCAAGTAGAAAGACTTGTTAAAGAATTCACTTCTTTGGCTAATGAAGTAATTGGTGAGGACCCTTCCACACTAGAAAAATTAGCGGCGGAAGAGATTCCATTAGATCCATGGTTGTTTCCTAGCCCCTTCTCTCCTGAAGAAGAGAAATGGATGGAACAAGTAATGGCTTACTATATGGAAAAGGAGGAAGAAAATAATGGAAAATAG
- a CDS encoding glycerol-3-phosphate responsive antiterminator, translated as MSFHGQKILPAVRTMKDFDKMLDTPFEYGVFLDLHVGMVKSVFEYAQEQGKKMFLHLDLINGLTTDEHAAEFIAQYVKPYGIISTKGNALIKAKQKGLYVTQRAFIIDSSALNRSIKLIEKTDPDYIEVLPGVVPKVIKTLHEQTGKPIFAGGLIEEQAEVEMALEAGACAITTSNRELWKLYY; from the coding sequence ATGAGCTTTCATGGTCAAAAGATTTTGCCTGCTGTTCGAACGATGAAGGACTTTGATAAAATGCTAGATACTCCATTTGAGTATGGAGTGTTTCTTGATCTTCATGTGGGCATGGTCAAAAGTGTGTTTGAATATGCGCAAGAACAAGGAAAAAAGATGTTTCTTCACTTGGATTTAATCAATGGATTAACAACAGATGAGCATGCTGCTGAATTTATTGCTCAATACGTTAAACCATATGGAATTATTTCTACGAAAGGAAATGCGTTGATTAAAGCGAAGCAAAAAGGTCTGTATGTGACACAAAGAGCATTTATTATTGATTCAAGTGCATTGAATCGTAGCATCAAATTGATCGAAAAAACAGACCCGGATTATATTGAAGTATTACCAGGTGTTGTCCCCAAAGTCATTAAAACGCTACATGAGCAAACGGGGAAACCGATCTTTGCTGGTGGGTTAATTGAGGAACAGGCAGAGGTAGAAATGGCTCTTGAAGCAGGGGCATGTGCCATCACAACTTCTAATCGAGAGCTATGGAAGCTTTATTATTAA
- a CDS encoding UDP-galactose-lipid carrier transferase: MGKYFTSVDLTKKIDHKKEYKQQLKLYQQRLLSLQQLLFKEKIALILVMEGWDAAGKGGAIKRFTEKLDPRGLYVHPIAAPAPHELRYHYLQRFWRKIPQYGQIAVFDRSWYGRVLVERIEGFATQTEWKRAYKEINQFEQELTDDRYIVSKFWIHISKEEQANRFAERQQNPLKRWKITDEDWRNREKWDEYEKAAEDMFEKTHVESAPWHIIPGNDKKYARVAVTKQIVEDIEKSLTARGIKLPDYSLFE, from the coding sequence ATGGGCAAATATTTTACTTCAGTAGATTTAACAAAAAAGATCGATCATAAGAAAGAGTACAAACAGCAGTTAAAACTCTATCAACAACGTTTATTAAGCTTACAGCAACTACTTTTTAAAGAAAAAATCGCCTTGATCCTTGTCATGGAAGGATGGGATGCTGCTGGTAAAGGAGGTGCCATTAAGCGATTCACTGAAAAACTAGATCCTCGTGGTCTCTACGTACATCCTATTGCCGCACCAGCTCCTCACGAACTTCGCTATCATTATTTGCAACGTTTTTGGAGAAAAATTCCTCAGTATGGTCAAATCGCAGTTTTTGACCGCTCGTGGTATGGAAGAGTGCTAGTAGAGAGAATAGAAGGCTTCGCTACACAAACAGAATGGAAAAGAGCCTACAAAGAAATCAATCAATTTGAACAAGAGCTGACAGACGACCGTTACATTGTATCAAAATTTTGGATACATATTAGTAAGGAAGAACAAGCAAACCGCTTTGCTGAAAGACAACAAAACCCGCTTAAGCGCTGGAAGATCACCGATGAAGATTGGCGCAATCGTGAAAAGTGGGATGAATATGAAAAAGCGGCTGAAGACATGTTTGAAAAAACACATGTCGAATCGGCGCCATGGCATATCATCCCTGGTAATGATAAAAAATACGCAAGAGTAGCTGTTACGAAGCAAATCGTCGAAGATATCGAAAAGAGCTTAACGGCTAGAGGCATTAAACTACCAGACTACTCATTATTTGAATAA
- a CDS encoding MIP/aquaporin family protein — MTPFMGELLGTALLIILGAGVNASVSLKKSYAFGSGWIVIAWGWGLAVAMAAYAVGQFSGSHLNPAVTLALAFTGDFAWSEVPSYILAQMIGAIIGSIIVYLHFLPHWKATDDPDVKLGVFATGPAIKHSFSNLLSEIIGTFILVVGILSIGANKFTDGLNPFIVGLLIVAIGLSLGGTTGYAINPARDLGPRIAHFLLPIPGKGSSNWGYSWIPVLGPILGGSLGGLFYKGAFQGEFDLAFWGVFAVTTIILLAAFLLDKEKQVVSSQLDASK; from the coding sequence ATGACTCCATTTATGGGAGAATTACTTGGAACGGCTCTATTAATTATTTTGGGAGCTGGAGTGAATGCGAGTGTTAGCTTAAAGAAATCGTATGCGTTTGGTTCGGGTTGGATTGTAATTGCATGGGGCTGGGGGCTGGCTGTAGCCATGGCTGCTTATGCAGTTGGACAGTTCAGCGGGTCTCATCTTAATCCAGCTGTGACACTTGCGCTTGCTTTTACAGGAGATTTTGCTTGGAGTGAGGTCCCTTCGTATATTTTAGCGCAAATGATTGGAGCGATCATTGGATCAATCATCGTTTATCTTCACTTTTTGCCTCATTGGAAAGCGACAGATGACCCAGATGTGAAGCTTGGTGTTTTTGCGACTGGTCCAGCAATTAAGCATTCATTTTCAAATTTACTGAGCGAAATAATCGGGACATTTATTTTAGTCGTTGGTATTTTATCCATTGGAGCAAATAAGTTTACGGATGGCTTAAATCCATTTATTGTAGGGTTATTAATTGTAGCAATTGGTTTATCTCTCGGTGGAACGACAGGTTATGCGATTAACCCAGCTCGAGATCTCGGTCCTCGAATCGCCCATTTTCTATTACCTATTCCAGGGAAAGGCAGTTCGAACTGGGGATACTCGTGGATTCCAGTGTTAGGGCCCATTTTAGGAGGTTCATTAGGAGGGCTTTTCTATAAAGGGGCTTTTCAAGGGGAATTTGATCTTGCTTTTTGGGGTGTGTTCGCTGTTACCACTATTATTTTATTAGCGGCTTTTCTGTTAGATAAAGAGAAACAGGTAGTATCGAGCCAACTTGATGCGAGTAAATAA